One region of Bactrocera neohumeralis isolate Rockhampton chromosome 5, APGP_CSIRO_Bneo_wtdbg2-racon-allhic-juicebox.fasta_v2, whole genome shotgun sequence genomic DNA includes:
- the LOC126759483 gene encoding general odorant-binding protein 28a-like, giving the protein MAKFILFAALCILSAAVSKAAFNKEEAIKNFMTRAEECRGEVGAADSDIQDIVAKVPATSKEGKCLRSCLMKKYGAMDSNGKFVKSVADQHAQDFTDGDADKLKTAREIIDACADIAVPDDHCEATEVYGKCFMEQAKAHGLQKFDF; this is encoded by the exons ATGGCCAAATTCATCCTATTCGCCGCCTTATGTATTTTGAGTGCCGCTGTCTCCAAAGCTGCTTTCAACAAAGAAGAggctataaaaaattttatgactaGAGCGGAGGAGTGCCGTGGCGAAGTGGGCGCCGCTGACT CTGACATTCAGGACATAGTCGCAAAAGTTCCAGCGACCAGTAAGGAAGGCAAATGCTTGCGCTCCTGTTTGATGAAAAAATACGGCgcg ATGGATAGCAATGGCAAGTTTGTCAAGTCGGTCGCCGATCAGCATGCACAGGACTTCACTGACGGCGATGCGGATAAATTGAAGACAGCTCGTGAAATCATCGACGCTTGCGCCGATATTGCAGTACCAGATGATCATTGCGAGGCAACTGAAGTGTATGGCAAATGTTTTATGGAACAAGCGAAGGCTCACGGTCttcaaaaatttgacttttaa